From the Cucumis sativus cultivar 9930 chromosome 5, Cucumber_9930_V3, whole genome shotgun sequence genome, the window GAAAGATTGAGGGAACGCGGTTTAGGAGTAACTCGGTATGAATGGGTGAAAACAAGCACCAAAAGGAAAGCAATTATGGTGCCTCTGCCTGCTGGGGTTAGCTTTTTTATCTCGTTAAAGTTTTTGTACTATGATTACTTCTTGTGAAGTATTATTTGAAATGGATATTCTTGATCTCATTAAATATCTTTGTACCTGACGTCCTTCTCTATGCAGATTTATATTCAGGATTTTTTTGGCTCAACCCCAGAGCTTAAGCTTTCCAGTAAACCCTCTTCACCAATCATGGATTCACATCTCTCACCAGATGGGTCCATGCTTGCATTTGTTAAAGATGGGGAATTACATGTAATGAATCTATCATATAATGAAGTGAGACAGTTGACTGTTGGTGCTAACACAAACATTTCGGTAAACCtacatttactttttcatgAACTCTAAtcttctatgaatttatttttgtcatcttTCTGCTTTCGGATGATGACTGATTGTAGAACAAAGTGAGTTGGAGTTTAGAAACTAGAATCCTAGAGCTCGGCTCCCCTTTCTCCTTTCGTCTGTACATTTTTACCCATTTTAGTATTTACATAGTGTATGATGTCTTTTCCTGTCAAGAGTTGTATGAATTTTCTGgattttatatgttaatgGAGGAAAAGGTGTTTGGTTAGGTTTTCAGTTGGCATCTTGGTTGAAGAAGTTTacattttaactaaaatgTTCATCTAGATTACTCTTAAATGTATCATGTATGatataaatgtttaatattttcactCTTTGTTGACACTTACCTTTCCTCGAATTGCAGCATGGACTTGCAGAATATATAGCTGAGGTGAGAATACCAGCATCTGTTTTTCACATGGAATCTTGAAATCGTTACTGCTTGGAAGCTGAAGGAAGTGGAATTCTTACTATTGGAagagattaaaaataatttgcaaTCTTCAATGAtgccttttttgttttattttaaactgtAATTGGAcattttcacaattttatgaatattttcttctttcaggAGGAAATGGATCGGAAAAATGGGTACTGGTGGTCGTTAGACAGCAAGTATATTGCATTTACACAAGTTGATACTTCAAAGATCCCTCCATTTAGAATCATGCATCAAGGTAAAAGCTCGGTTGGTTCAGATGCACAAGAAGACCATGCTTATTCATTTGCAGGAACTTCCAATGCTGTAGTTCGACTCGGTGTTGTCTCTGTTTCTGGAGGCCCTATTACTTGGATGGATCTTCTTTGTGGAGAAACAGGTGAGGAGGAATATCTGGCCCGAGTCTGTTGGATGCACGAAAATATTCTCATTGCTCAGATTCTGAATAGGTTACATACCAAGCTCAAAATACTCAGGTTTGATATTAAGACGGGGGAGAGAAAAGTTTTGCtggtagaagaagaagattcatGGATTAACTTACATGATTGTTTCACACCACTAGACAAAAGTATCAGCAAGTATTCTGGGGGATTTATATGGGCAAGTGAAAAAACTGGATTTAGACATCTTTATCTGCATGATGGCCATGGGACGTGCTTGGGGCCAATCACTGAAGGCGACTGGATGGTCGAACAGATTGCTGGTGTAAATGAGGCAACTGGGCTAGTTTATTTTACTGGAACTCTTGATGGGCCTCTTGAATCTCATCTTTACTGTGCCAAACTAACTACTGCCGGGAACACACCCTTGGATCCACCAATTAGACTGACTCATGGCAAGGGAAAACATGTCGTTGTACTCGATCATCGCATGGGAAGTTTTGTCGACATTCATGATTCACTTGATTCGCCCCCGAGGGTGTTGCTCTGTTCCTTGAAAGATGGAAGTGTCATTTTGCCAATTTATGAGCAAACACTTGCGATTCCAAGGATTGAAAGGCTTCATCTTGAGCCTCCAGAGATGGTTGAGGTACAGGCCTGTGATGGGACATTGCTTTATGGAGCTTTATACAAGCCTAGTGAGGCGATATTTGGACCGCCACCGTACAAAACTATGATCATTGTGTATGGAGGTCCAAGTGTACAACTAGTCTCCAATTCGTGGATCAATACGGTGGACATGAGAGCTCAGTATCTGCGTAGCAGAGGAATCTTAGTGTGGAAGGTTTGTACTTAATGCAGCTCTTCCCTTTGCcaacttttctttctataaacGTCGATATTCTGACATGTCTGATTTCACCAAAATTGTTAACTGTAGTCTTATTTGTCTTTAATCATCAATGACGCTGCCATGGTGGCTGCCATGTTCACACCGAAATCGTAGTGTTTTTTGTGTAGACATCCTGTTTTGGATCATTAGTTTTCTTTCCTTGAAAATTCAGTGATATAGTTTGTTCTTAGTTTAATACTCCCAAACTGTTCCAAAAAAATTTTCTAATGTCATTTTGAATGGTTTGCTGGTTGTAGTTAGACAACCGAGGAACCGCTCGACGTGGACTGAAATTTGAAGCTGCTCTGAAATACAATATCGGCTATATCGATGCAGACGATCAATTGGTTGGAGCAAAATGGCTGATCAGACAGGGTCTAGCAAGAGCTGGAGAGATTGGTTTATATGGATGGAGCTATGGTGGCTTTCTGTCAGCAATGAGCTTGGCTCGGTATCCAGATATCTTTCGATGTGCAGTATCGGGTGCCCCTGTTACTTCTTGGGATGGCTACGACACTTTCTATACAGAAAAGTACATGGGATTACCGACTCGAGATCCAGAAGTTTACAAGCGAAGCTCGGTGATTTACCATATAGAGAAGATGACTGGGAGTCTGCTGCTTGTTCATGGGATGATTGATGAGAACGTACACTTCAGGCATACAGCAAGACTTGTGAATGCACTCATATCTGCTAGAAAGAAGTATGAGCTACTGATATTCCCGGACGAACGACACATGCCTCGACAGCATCAAGATCGGATCTACATGGAAGAAAGAATCTGGGAATTCATTCAGAGGAACTTGTGAGGTACGGTTggttatttttgttcataatctttgttatttgttagtggttttgaaataaatgatGTTTAATCCTATGGAATCCCCACAGTTTCTTCCtttgtcaaatattttgtaatagtttagtttatttcTTAGATTTAGCCTCTATTTtctaatacatttttttttcccttttccttttccttttggtccttaatcttttatattattatggATTTGGTTTTGtccaataaatttttttaatatctccATACAATTATGCAGTTTGCTATTTACACTTTATTAATTGagttaaaagataattttatattttacttgtTTAAATAGGCATAACATGACTCacctataaaatataaaattgagtgTGActtctattaaattaatacaatcaaacattagtatatataaatttctatgCCCAACTTTGtaactttgaaaagaaattgaaccATTGCCTACacaataaaggaaaaactCATATCAACCAGATGTTTAGCCACCATCACTCTAACGATCGAATCTTTAATCGTTTGGATTGTATCTCAACATATCTGCAATGTCACGAGACCTCTTGACTATATAGAATGATAAGTTTTCATAGCagtttttcattaattaactttttggATCTTTAACAAAGTCAAAGTAAACCATTATGAACTATCGGACTTATTTCATTACGAACCATCATGTGAAAAGGAAAACACTCAAGTAGGCATCATCTTTATCATCTTTATCATATGGTTGTTCCTATAGGTCTAACCTTCGTACTTGGACTTTATTATGGGAATTTTGCTTCACATGACCGACATTGTGAGTCCATCTTCATACTTAGCTAAAGTagtattcaatttttcattcaccGATATATCaatatgtttaacttttttttcaaatatattatccATGTATTTGTCTCGAATTTTTCGACCATTTTCCATAGTTTATGGTTTTTCCATCTTCATTCTAATTGCATGGTACATAATGATTAATACAtgtatgatattttgttaaaagaaattaaattttgttatatactttaatctttttaaaaatgaaaaattctaCTTAGGCCTTGGCCATTGACAAGGTTGAAAAAAGGTTGtgatcattattatttttacaatgtATTATTGGATAACCCAAAGAAAAGGCAAGTGAGATGAGAAATGGAAACTCCTATCTATAGAAAGAGGAGAAACAATGTATTATTGGATAACCCAAAGAAAAGGCAAGTGAGAGATGAGAAATGGAAACTCCTATCTATAGAAAGAGGAGAAGTAGAAAGTACTTTTGATCCAACCTATGCTTTTTACCCATTCCTAGCAATAGATCTTAAAAACacattcaaacaaaacaaagggAAGAACGGTATAACATATGTCAACTATTGATAAAGAACACATGCGTTGGAAGTCATTAAGTTCCCGAATATGAATGACTCTTTTGTTAATGGATATCGAAGGGCATGCattattttagttgaaaatgTCATTAAcgttattgttcatttttcataCATTCATCCAACGAATAATATCAATAAAGTTATTCATTTCATGGCAATTTTAGTTTCCTTTGGTagtatgaaaaaaatcaataaagtGAAAGCTTATTCATGAAAAGCAGAAAGAGaacaataattttccttttcatccATATATGTTGTCAAGTTTCAATTGTGGTTTGTACTTttgggaaaagaaaactataataaGTAATTGGATTTATTATCATTCATGGTTTCTTAATTATCTCACTCCCCCACTGAATGCAAACTACctttaatcattcaaaattaattcaaattcaaacttgTAGATTAAACCTCCTCTTCAAAATTGTTTGAGCTTTAACACTTTTACATGCATGGAATTTCATACTAACGACAATAGAAAAAACGAGTGTGAGTAATGTCTATATCTTATAAAGATTATTGTTAAAGTGCATTCGTGATTCTGACCTAGAAGGAAAATTAAAGCATTGacatttatgtatttaattatctattcattttttgaaaagtagagttgggaaaaaaaaagaagacattaGGTTGGGGGTTGTGATGAGGACATTGAGATTATCatattgttttcatattattgGTGTCTTGCCGACGATAAtggaaatagaaagaaaatggtataattttaaaaaaagaaagatgaattaagaagaagaaagaaaaaaaaaggggggggAGAGGTTATTATGTAATATCATTATTCCATTTGCTATATGTTTCACTTATCATTATCAACCACTATGTGTACCTACCAACCCAACATCAAAAGATAAGCTCAATTTCCAATTTATGAAATTGACAATCAATCTAACCTTTCATCAATTCTTTAtcatctttaattaaatcattttcttttcctttttcaaatcactcacaatttaatttaacatttttcttaatcgATCATCCAACATCATCAACGTTGACTTAATCAACTAATAAAGTATTAACTCATGACGTTTCAAATTCCTCTAAACCTCACTTTACGTCGTTGCTAAATATACATACCCAATCATTCCTGTCTACATCGaatgtatattatattgtatataattcTATATTAACAATGATCATcgtcaacaacaacaaaatttattgtcGGTGATCAAGAAATCCAGCCGACACACAACACACAAGCAAAATATgtcaattttatcaattatatcaTAAACTATCTTATTAATCACCAATAACGTGCactttataaaattgataacGACAAACATCTATGttatcaaaatagaaaatacttAGGTGTGCCATGGGTTTCACATGCAACTGTATCGTGTAAccctatttaaaaaaatacgtAAGTAGGTAAGAACAAAGACAcctatttatttctttaggTAAATTGACCAACGCCTAAAACGCACCACTGTCTTTCTTATTCTACTCCGAATCAATACGTGCAGAGGAATATTacacatttatgaaaataatgaagaggaaaagagaaaacaaattttattctGATCAAAATATATGAAGTTGATACAACAAAtacaatcaaaattataaccatatatatgtgtatgtgtatataatatatatatatatatataaatgaccATATCCTATCCAAATATTTGTCATAGGTTTGATGTATATGGCCCATATTATTTTGGAAGAGCATAATCAAAGGAATGAGACTATACACTGTCACCATAAACCATatcctaaaaacaaaataacaataacctccaaaaaaacaaaaacaaatttttaaagaaattatttaaatacatatgatatcatatcatataatatactacatatatatatatatatatatatatatatatatatatatatatatgcatttttAGTTAGTAGATAATCCAGCAGAAAAGGAGACTCCGGTAGAAGGCAACCAAGAAGAACCGTAAATAAATTGGCCGACGGTAAACTTGGAGGCTTCCACCGTGGAAGTAATGACTCGGTAACCCGGCCACTTGACCCGCTGCCCCACGGCGGCCCCCGGCCCGGAATTCATATACTCACCGTAATAAAGAGTGTCA encodes:
- the LOC101223131 gene encoding uncharacterized protein LOC101223131 produces the protein MFGVMQSVDEDSKQKNLKRSRPLSNNMTVTNSSVAQSLDDSFLFPVEEIVQYPLPGYVAPTSLTFSPDDSFVTYLFSPDCSLNKKVFAFDIKTGKQELIFSPPDGGLDECNISPEEKLRRERLRERGLGVTRYEWVKTSTKRKAIMVPLPAGIYIQDFFGSTPELKLSSKPSSPIMDSHLSPDGSMLAFVKDGELHVMNLSYNEVRQLTVGANTNISHGLAEYIAEEEMDRKNGYWWSLDSKYIAFTQVDTSKIPPFRIMHQGKSSVGSDAQEDHAYSFAGTSNAVVRLGVVSVSGGPITWMDLLCGETGEEEYLARVCWMHENILIAQILNRLHTKLKILRFDIKTGERKVLLVEEEDSWINLHDCFTPLDKSISKYSGGFIWASEKTGFRHLYLHDGHGTCLGPITEGDWMVEQIAGVNEATGLVYFTGTLDGPLESHLYCAKLTTAGNTPLDPPIRLTHGKGKHVVVLDHRMGSFVDIHDSLDSPPRVLLCSLKDGSVILPIYEQTLAIPRIERLHLEPPEMVEVQACDGTLLYGALYKPSEAIFGPPPYKTMIIVYGGPSVQLVSNSWINTVDMRAQYLRSRGILVWKLDNRGTARRGLKFEAALKYNIGYIDADDQLVGAKWLIRQGLARAGEIGLYGWSYGGFLSAMSLARYPDIFRCAVSGAPVTSWDGYDTFYTEKYMGLPTRDPEVYKRSSVIYHIEKMTGSLLLVHGMIDENVHFRHTARLVNALISARKKYELLIFPDERHMPRQHQDRIYMEERIWEFIQRNL